From a single Sebastes umbrosus isolate fSebUmb1 chromosome 17, fSebUmb1.pri, whole genome shotgun sequence genomic region:
- the ttc1 gene encoding tetratricopeptide repeat protein 1 isoform X3, protein MSSQGAGKPREQEEKEKQEKEQEEDFYDCQETLEPPGPRGGQEEEEAQQEAQQEAQQEAQQEAGGLEDFHITTDRLTHRRDITERQGGQGGLNEEQGDRLEEEQQGDRLQEDSDSEMKEENSLQVEFDDDYLREVEKELTEEEKEGRRQQSLTLKEKGNSQFKAGDWLDAERSYTEALVLCPVCFSRERAVLFSNRAAARLHLDVKEKAISDCTRATELNPDYVRAWLRRAELHEQTEKLDEALEDYKKVLELDPNQTNARQACMRLPQQIQERNEKLKEEMMSKLKDLGNLVLRPFGLSTNNFQVNQDTDTGSYSINFIQNNNNR, encoded by the exons ATGAGCAGCCAAGGAGCTGGAAAGCccagagagcaggaggagaaggagaaacaggagaaggagcaggaggaggacttCTACGACTGCCAGGAGACCCTGGAGCCTCCAGGCCcaagaggaggacaggaggaggaggaggcccagCAGGAGGCCCAGCAGGAGGCCCAGCAGGAGGCCCAGCAGGAGGcaggaggactggaggacttTCACATTACAACTGACAGACTGACTCACAGAAGAGACAtcacagagagacagggaggacaaggaggactgaacgaggagcagggagacaggct ggaggaggagcagcagggagACAGGCTGCAGGAGGACTCCGACTCagagatgaaggaggagaacAGCCTGCAGGTGGAGTTTGATGATGACTACCTGAGGGAGGTGGAGAAGGAgctgacagaggaggagaaagag GGTCGACGGCAGCAAAGTTTAACTCTGAAGGAGAAAGGCAACAGCCAGTTTAAAGCTGGAG ACTGGTTAGATGCGGAGCGGAGCTACACGGAGGCGTTGGTTTTATGTCCGGTCTGTTTCAGCCGAGAGAGAGCCGTGCTGTTCTCCAACAGAGCTGCTGCAAGACTGCACCTG GATGTGAAGGAGAAGGCGATCTCAGACTGCACCAGAG CGACAGAGCTGAATCCAGACTATGTGCGGGCGTGGCTGAGGAGGGCGGAGCTTCACGAGCAGACGGAGAAGCTGGACGAGGCTCTGGAGGACTACAAGAAGGTTCTGGAGCTGGACCCGAACCAGACCAACGCCAGACAGGCCTGCATG aggtTGCCTCAGCAGATTCAGGAGAGGAATGAGAAGTTGAAGGAGGAGATGATGA GTAAACTGAAGGACCTGGGGAACCTGGTCCTGAGACCGTTCGGACTGTCAACCAACAACTTCCAGGTGAACCAGGACACCGACACCGGCTCCTACTCCATCAACTTCatccagaacaacaacaacagatga
- the ttc1 gene encoding tetratricopeptide repeat protein 1 isoform X1 — translation MSSQGAGKPREQEEKEKQEKEQEEDFYDCQETLEPPGPRGGQEEEEAQQEAQQEAQQEAQQEAGGLEDFHITTDRLTHRRDITERQGGQGGLNEEQGDRLKEEEQGDRLQEEQGDRLQEEQGDRLKEEQGDRLQEEQGDRLQEEQGDRLKEQEEKQGDRLKEEQGDRLKEEQGDRLLEEEEEQQGDRLQEDSDSEMKEENSLQVEFDDDYLREVEKELTEEEKEGRRQQSLTLKEKGNSQFKAGDWLDAERSYTEALVLCPVCFSRERAVLFSNRAAARLHLDVKEKAISDCTRATELNPDYVRAWLRRAELHEQTEKLDEALEDYKKVLELDPNQTNARQACMRLPQQIQERNEKLKEEMMSKLKDLGNLVLRPFGLSTNNFQVNQDTDTGSYSINFIQNNNNR, via the exons ATGAGCAGCCAAGGAGCTGGAAAGCccagagagcaggaggagaaggagaaacaggagaaggagcaggaggaggacttCTACGACTGCCAGGAGACCCTGGAGCCTCCAGGCCcaagaggaggacaggaggaggaggaggcccagCAGGAGGCCCAGCAGGAGGCCCAGCAGGAGGCCCAGCAGGAGGcaggaggactggaggacttTCACATTACAACTGACAGACTGACTCACAGAAGAGACAtcacagagagacagggaggacaaggaggactgaacgaggagcagggagacaggctgaaggag GAGGAGCAGGGAGAcaggctgcaggaggagcagggagacaggctgcaggaggagcagggagacagactgaaggaggagcagggagacaggctgcaggaggagcagggagacaggctgcaggaggagcagggagaCAGGCTGAAGGAGCAGGAGGAAAAGCAGGGAGACAGACTGAAGGAGGAGCAGGGAGACAGGCTGAAGGAGGAGCAGGGAGACAGgttgctggaggaggaggaggagcagcagggagACAGGCTGCAGGAGGACTCCGACTCagagatgaaggaggagaacAGCCTGCAGGTGGAGTTTGATGATGACTACCTGAGGGAGGTGGAGAAGGAgctgacagaggaggagaaagag GGTCGACGGCAGCAAAGTTTAACTCTGAAGGAGAAAGGCAACAGCCAGTTTAAAGCTGGAG ACTGGTTAGATGCGGAGCGGAGCTACACGGAGGCGTTGGTTTTATGTCCGGTCTGTTTCAGCCGAGAGAGAGCCGTGCTGTTCTCCAACAGAGCTGCTGCAAGACTGCACCTG GATGTGAAGGAGAAGGCGATCTCAGACTGCACCAGAG CGACAGAGCTGAATCCAGACTATGTGCGGGCGTGGCTGAGGAGGGCGGAGCTTCACGAGCAGACGGAGAAGCTGGACGAGGCTCTGGAGGACTACAAGAAGGTTCTGGAGCTGGACCCGAACCAGACCAACGCCAGACAGGCCTGCATG aggtTGCCTCAGCAGATTCAGGAGAGGAATGAGAAGTTGAAGGAGGAGATGATGA GTAAACTGAAGGACCTGGGGAACCTGGTCCTGAGACCGTTCGGACTGTCAACCAACAACTTCCAGGTGAACCAGGACACCGACACCGGCTCCTACTCCATCAACTTCatccagaacaacaacaacagatga
- the ttc1 gene encoding tetratricopeptide repeat protein 1 isoform X2, whose product MSSQGAGKPREQEEKEKQEKEQEEDFYDCQETLEPPGPRGGQEEEEQEAQQEAGGLEDFHITTDRLTHRRDITERQGGQGGLNEEQGDRLKEEEQGDRLQEEQGDRLQEEQGDRLKEEQGDRLQEEQGDRLQEEQGDRLKEQEEKQGDRLKEEQGDRLKEEQGDRLLEEEEEQQGDRLQEDSDSEMKEENSLQVEFDDDYLREVEKELTEEEKEGRRQQSLTLKEKGNSQFKAGDWLDAERSYTEALVLCPVCFSRERAVLFSNRAAARLHLDVKEKAISDCTRATELNPDYVRAWLRRAELHEQTEKLDEALEDYKKVLELDPNQTNARQACMRLPQQIQERNEKLKEEMMSKLKDLGNLVLRPFGLSTNNFQVNQDTDTGSYSINFIQNNNNR is encoded by the exons ATGAGCAGCCAAGGAGCTGGAAAGCccagagagcaggaggagaaggagaaacaggagaaggagcaggaggaggacttCTACGACTGCCAGGAGACCCTGGAGCCTCCAGGCCcaagaggaggacaggaggaggaggag CAGGAGGCCCAGCAGGAGGcaggaggactggaggacttTCACATTACAACTGACAGACTGACTCACAGAAGAGACAtcacagagagacagggaggacaaggaggactgaacgaggagcagggagacaggctgaaggag GAGGAGCAGGGAGAcaggctgcaggaggagcagggagacaggctgcaggaggagcagggagacagactgaaggaggagcagggagacaggctgcaggaggagcagggagacaggctgcaggaggagcagggagaCAGGCTGAAGGAGCAGGAGGAAAAGCAGGGAGACAGACTGAAGGAGGAGCAGGGAGACAGGCTGAAGGAGGAGCAGGGAGACAGgttgctggaggaggaggaggagcagcagggagACAGGCTGCAGGAGGACTCCGACTCagagatgaaggaggagaacAGCCTGCAGGTGGAGTTTGATGATGACTACCTGAGGGAGGTGGAGAAGGAgctgacagaggaggagaaagag GGTCGACGGCAGCAAAGTTTAACTCTGAAGGAGAAAGGCAACAGCCAGTTTAAAGCTGGAG ACTGGTTAGATGCGGAGCGGAGCTACACGGAGGCGTTGGTTTTATGTCCGGTCTGTTTCAGCCGAGAGAGAGCCGTGCTGTTCTCCAACAGAGCTGCTGCAAGACTGCACCTG GATGTGAAGGAGAAGGCGATCTCAGACTGCACCAGAG CGACAGAGCTGAATCCAGACTATGTGCGGGCGTGGCTGAGGAGGGCGGAGCTTCACGAGCAGACGGAGAAGCTGGACGAGGCTCTGGAGGACTACAAGAAGGTTCTGGAGCTGGACCCGAACCAGACCAACGCCAGACAGGCCTGCATG aggtTGCCTCAGCAGATTCAGGAGAGGAATGAGAAGTTGAAGGAGGAGATGATGA GTAAACTGAAGGACCTGGGGAACCTGGTCCTGAGACCGTTCGGACTGTCAACCAACAACTTCCAGGTGAACCAGGACACCGACACCGGCTCCTACTCCATCAACTTCatccagaacaacaacaacagatga
- the LOC119475786 gene encoding CDT1-like protein a, chloroplastic isoform X2: protein MLRVTSSPLKVTSSPLKVTSSPLWVTSSPLQVTSSPLKVTSSPLWVTSSPLRVTSSPLKVTSSPLWVTSSPLQVTSSPLRVTSSPLKVTSSPLWVTSSPLRVTSPQSG, encoded by the exons atgttGCGGGTGACATCATCACCGTTGAAGGTGACGTCATCACCGTTGAAG GTGACGTCATCACCGCTGTGG GTGACATCATCACCGTTGCAGGTGACATCATCACCGTTGAAGGTGACGTCATCACCGCTGTGG GTGACATCATCACCGTTGCGGGTGACATCATCACCGTTGAAGGTGACGTCATCACCGCTGTGG GTGACATCATCACCGTTGCAGGTGACATCATCACCGTTGCGGGTGACATCATCACCGTTGAAGGTGACGTCATCACCGCTGTGG GTGACATCATCACCGTTGCGGGTGACGTCACCACAAAGCGGCTGA
- the LOC119475786 gene encoding CDT1-like protein a, chloroplastic isoform X4 codes for MLRVTSSPLKVTSSPLKVTSSPLWVTSSPLQVTSSPLKVTSSPLWVTSSPLRVTSSPLKVTSSPLWVTSSPLRVTSSPLKVTSSPLRVTSPQSG; via the exons atgttGCGGGTGACATCATCACCGTTGAAGGTGACGTCATCACCGTTGAAG GTGACGTCATCACCGCTGTGG GTGACATCATCACCGTTGCAGGTGACATCATCACCGTTGAAGGTGACGTCATCACCGCTGTGG GTGACATCATCACCGTTGCGGGTGACATCATCACCGTTGAAGGTGACGTCATCACCGCTGTGG GTGACATCATCACCGTTGCGGGTGACATCATCACCGTTGAAGGTGACATCATCACCGTTGCGGGTGACGTCACCACAAAGCGGCTGA
- the LOC119475786 gene encoding CDT1-like protein a, chloroplastic isoform X3, protein MLRVTSSPLKVTSSPLKVTSSPLWVTSSPLQVTSSPLKVTSSPLWVTSSPLRVTSSPLKVTSSPLWVTSSPLWVTSSPLRVTSSPLKVTSSPLRVTSPQSG, encoded by the exons atgttGCGGGTGACATCATCACCGTTGAAGGTGACGTCATCACCGTTGAAG GTGACGTCATCACCGCTGTGG GTGACATCATCACCGTTGCAGGTGACATCATCACCGTTGAAGGTGACGTCATCACCGCTGTGG GTGACATCATCACCGTTGCGGGTGACATCATCACCGTTGAAGGTGACGTCATCACCGCTGTGG GTGACGTCATCACCGCTGTGG GTGACATCATCACCGTTGCGGGTGACATCATCACCGTTGAAGGTGACATCATCACCGTTGCGGGTGACGTCACCACAAAGCGGCTGA
- the LOC119475786 gene encoding CDT1-like protein a, chloroplastic isoform X1, with translation MLRVTSSPLKVTSSPLKVTSSPLWVTSSPLQVTSSPLKVTSSPLWVTSSPLRVTSSPLKVTSSPLWVTSSPLQVTSSPLRVTSSPLKVTSSPLWVTSSPLRVTSSPLKVTSSPLRVTSPQSG, from the exons atgttGCGGGTGACATCATCACCGTTGAAGGTGACGTCATCACCGTTGAAG GTGACGTCATCACCGCTGTGG GTGACATCATCACCGTTGCAGGTGACATCATCACCGTTGAAGGTGACGTCATCACCGCTGTGG GTGACATCATCACCGTTGCGGGTGACATCATCACCGTTGAAGGTGACGTCATCACCGCTGTGG GTGACATCATCACCGTTGCAGGTGACATCATCACCGTTGCGGGTGACATCATCACCGTTGAAGGTGACGTCATCACCGCTGTGG GTGACATCATCACCGTTGCGGGTGACATCATCACCGTTGAAGGTGACATCATCACCGTTGCGGGTGACGTCACCACAAAGCGGCTGA
- the LOC119475786 gene encoding CDT1-like protein a, chloroplastic isoform X5, which yields MLRVTSSPLKVTSSPLKVTSSPLWVTSSPLQVTSSPLKVTSSPLWVTSSPLRVTSSPLKVTSSPLRVTSSPLKVTSSPLRVTSPQSG from the exons atgttGCGGGTGACATCATCACCGTTGAAGGTGACGTCATCACCGTTGAAG GTGACGTCATCACCGCTGTGG GTGACATCATCACCGTTGCAGGTGACATCATCACCGTTGAAGGTGACGTCATCACCGCTGTGG GTGACATCATCACCGTTGCGGGTGACATCATCACCGTTGAAG GTGACATCATCACCGTTGCGGGTGACATCATCACCGTTGAAGGTGACATCATCACCGTTGCGGGTGACGTCACCACAAAGCGGCTGA
- the pfdn1 gene encoding prefoldin subunit 1, giving the protein MSVPIDLELKKAFSELQVKMIDTQQKAKLADLQIDQLTRVQKHAKLTHSEIATLSDNTRLYEGVGRMFILQSKEEINNQLTDKQKTADEKIKELEQKKVYLERSVKEAEDNIREMLLSRRAH; this is encoded by the exons ATGTCTGTGCCCATCGATCTGGAGCTGAAGAAG GCCTTCTCGGAGCTGCAGGTGAAGATGATCGACACGCAGCAGAAGGCGAAGCTCGCCGACCTGCAGATCGATCAGCTGACTCGGGTTCAGAAACACGCTAAGCTGACGCACTCGGAGATCGCCACGCTGTCGGACAACACGCGACTCTACGAGGGAGTCGGACGCAT gttcattctGCAGTCGAAGGAGGAAATCAACAATCAGCTGACggacaaacagaaaacagctgACGAGAAGATCAAAGAGCTCGag CAAAAGAAGGTGTACCTTGAACGCAGCGTGAAAGAAGCTGAAGACAACATCAGAGAGATGCTGCTGTCCAGAAGAGCTCACTGA